In Vibrio hippocampi, the following are encoded in one genomic region:
- a CDS encoding oligogalacturonate-specific porin KdgM family protein — MFKFNKIATLIAATIISTGLSAASVDFRQEYRNEQDNQDQYQSRVKIGASVGKHFFGLEAKQKGKPFTDWERGDNEFEYGYRFDLDKQWRVTPSMPITFSSGYVTFKPQVRVQYKFDSGVVAKLRYRHQFRNYAEDNSTTGRDGEQHSVLNSSKLTANLDWKLGDWQFGLEGNYVEDFINKEWKLGTNAEYEWDYNLKVGYKQKDWKWRPYFELGNIQCSSSSGCGDDYRSRQLRTRVGITYYF, encoded by the coding sequence ATGTTTAAATTTAATAAGATCGCTACATTAATAGCAGCAACAATTATAAGCACTGGTCTCTCAGCAGCATCCGTAGACTTTCGTCAAGAATATAGAAATGAGCAAGATAACCAAGACCAATATCAAAGCCGAGTTAAAATCGGCGCAAGTGTTGGCAAACATTTCTTTGGTTTAGAAGCCAAGCAAAAAGGTAAACCTTTTACCGATTGGGAACGTGGCGATAATGAATTTGAATATGGTTATAGATTTGACCTAGATAAGCAATGGCGCGTTACACCATCAATGCCGATTACTTTTTCTAGCGGTTATGTCACTTTTAAACCGCAAGTTCGCGTACAGTACAAATTTGATAGTGGCGTGGTCGCTAAACTGCGTTACCGCCACCAATTCCGAAACTACGCTGAAGACAACAGCACCACAGGGCGCGACGGTGAACAACACTCTGTTCTTAACAGCAGTAAATTGACCGCAAACCTAGACTGGAAGTTGGGTGATTGGCAATTTGGATTAGAGGGTAACTATGTTGAAGACTTTATCAATAAAGAGTGGAAGCTAGGAACCAACGCAGAGTATGAGTGGGATTATAACTTGAAAGTCGGTTATAAGCAGAAAGATTGGAAATGGCGTCCTTACTTTGAATTAGGTAACATCCAATGTAGCTCTAGTAGCGGTTGTGGTGATGACTATCGCAGTCGTCAATTACGTACCCGTGTAGGTATTACTTACTATTTTTAA
- a CDS encoding DUF3297 family protein — MSENNAKPALPDHLSGDPRSPHFVEECFQHEIGIRLNGKERNDVEEYCVSEGWVKIPSPKAKDRWGHPMLIKLKGEVEAFYK, encoded by the coding sequence ATGAGCGAAAACAACGCAAAACCCGCTTTACCGGATCATCTATCAGGCGACCCTCGCAGCCCACACTTTGTTGAAGAGTGTTTTCAGCATGAGATTGGTATTCGTTTAAACGGTAAAGAGCGTAACGACGTTGAAGAGTACTGCGTCAGCGAAGGTTGGGTAAAGATCCCATCACCAAAAGCGAAAGACCGTTGGGGTCACCCAATGCTGATTAAATTGAAAGGTGAAGTAGAAGCTTTCTACAAGTAA
- a CDS encoding dienelactone hydrolase family protein, with translation MSDPTKDKAQTEPRVIPQEAFDWYDEYAHGLIDRREFFSRLSGLVALGFTMTTLTSALIPNYAAAEQVSFNDPAIKASYVKFDSPKGHGAGQGYLVVPRELKGTAPVVLVIHENRGLNPYIKDVTRRLAMKGFVAFAPDALYPLGGYPGNDDEGRAMQKSMDKAKIEEDFLAAATFLKSHELSNGKLGAVGFCFGGYVVNMLAATIPDQLDAGVPFYGTPAAVDLRKNVKGPLVVQLGSLDKRVNATWPDYEAELKAIGADYTMYMYEGANHGFHNDSTGRYSEPDAELAWTRTVDFFADKLKA, from the coding sequence ATGTCAGACCCTACTAAAGATAAAGCTCAAACCGAACCGCGAGTGATCCCACAAGAAGCATTCGATTGGTATGATGAGTACGCGCATGGATTGATCGACCGTCGCGAGTTTTTCTCGCGCCTTAGTGGCTTGGTTGCTCTAGGTTTTACCATGACCACATTAACCTCAGCACTGATTCCAAACTATGCCGCCGCCGAGCAGGTGTCTTTTAATGACCCGGCGATCAAAGCTAGCTATGTTAAGTTTGATTCTCCAAAAGGGCACGGTGCAGGGCAAGGCTATTTAGTGGTGCCGCGTGAACTTAAAGGGACGGCACCCGTGGTGTTAGTCATCCATGAAAACCGTGGTTTGAATCCTTATATCAAAGACGTAACACGAAGACTGGCGATGAAAGGCTTTGTTGCCTTTGCGCCCGACGCACTCTATCCACTTGGCGGCTATCCGGGTAATGATGATGAAGGGCGAGCCATGCAAAAAAGCATGGATAAAGCCAAGATTGAAGAAGACTTTCTTGCCGCGGCAACGTTCTTAAAATCTCACGAACTCAGCAACGGAAAGTTGGGAGCGGTGGGTTTCTGTTTTGGTGGCTACGTCGTCAATATGCTGGCTGCAACGATTCCAGACCAGTTGGATGCGGGTGTCCCATTCTATGGTACGCCAGCCGCTGTCGATCTTAGAAAGAATGTCAAAGGTCCGTTAGTGGTTCAACTCGGCAGCCTTGATAAGCGTGTTAATGCGACGTGGCCCGACTATGAAGCCGAACTAAAAGCGATTGGCGCTGACTATACGATGTATATGTATGAAGGTGCCAATCATGGCTTCCACAACGACTCCACGGGTCGATACTCCGAGCCAGACGCGGAACTCGCATGGACTCGAACCGTCGACTTCTTCGCAGACAAGTTAAAAGCGTAA
- the metE gene encoding 5-methyltetrahydropteroyltriglutamate--homocysteine S-methyltransferase, producing the protein MALIHNLGFPRIGAQRELKFALEKFWRGESNQTELQNQAQQLRKQHWQVQQSLDFVPVGDFSLYDHVLDTSFLVGNVPERAQQLSGSELDNYFRVARGRSADDTPCQQIFAGEMTKWFDTNYHYIVPEVTADTPFSLNSDNLIAQIEQAEQLGVKAKPVIVGPLTYLALSKEKDASSRLELLQRLLPVYQQLLNQLSQKGVLWVQIDEPILVTELDSDWQNAFHTVYNALSACPINILLATYFGTLQQNRQLVAELPVAGFHLDAVRGRQEVEACVEQLSCHQVLSLGVIDGRNIWKTDLNAVLDWLEPISESLGDRLWLAPSCSLLHVPVDLNSEAKLDAEIVNWLAFAKQKLLELEVLGKALNQGRDSVVNALADNAAAIRSRQTSSRVHNPAVKQAVTEVTSNWGQRLSPYDQRIAQQHQKLDLPLYPTTTIGSFPQTPEIRKIRRAFKNQQISANEYTDKMRSEIEYAVREQEALDLDVLVHGEAERNDMVEYFGEQLDGYAFSQLGWVQSYGSRCVKPPILFGDISRPQPMTVAWTQYAQSITDKPMKGMLTGPVTILNWSFVRDDQPRRNSCLQLALAIRQEVQDLEAAGVNIIQIDEAALREGLPLRQSEWPSYLDWAVESYRVSANGVADTTQIHTHMCYSEFNDIIEAIAAMDADVITIETSRSDMELLDVFEQFDYPNEIGPGVYDIHSPNTPSVEQMVKLMEKAGQRIPAERLWVNPDCGLKTRQWSEVRPALSNMIDAAKQLRKRADKDHDSAQSNIESQCVS; encoded by the coding sequence ATGGCATTGATACACAACCTTGGTTTTCCCCGCATTGGCGCGCAGCGTGAACTCAAATTTGCACTAGAGAAGTTTTGGAGAGGCGAATCCAATCAAACCGAATTACAAAACCAAGCACAACAATTGCGTAAGCAACACTGGCAAGTACAGCAATCTCTCGACTTTGTCCCAGTGGGAGACTTTTCCCTTTACGATCATGTATTGGACACCAGTTTTCTTGTCGGTAATGTGCCAGAGCGAGCGCAGCAATTATCAGGCAGCGAGTTAGATAACTATTTTCGTGTTGCCCGTGGACGCTCCGCTGATGATACGCCGTGCCAGCAGATCTTCGCAGGCGAAATGACCAAATGGTTCGATACCAATTATCATTACATCGTGCCGGAAGTGACGGCGGATACGCCGTTTTCTCTGAACTCAGATAACCTGATTGCCCAAATTGAACAAGCAGAACAACTTGGAGTGAAGGCAAAGCCTGTGATTGTTGGACCACTGACTTACCTTGCACTGAGTAAGGAAAAAGACGCCTCTAGTCGACTTGAATTATTGCAGCGCTTACTGCCGGTTTACCAACAATTACTCAATCAGTTGTCACAAAAAGGTGTGCTGTGGGTACAAATCGACGAGCCGATTCTGGTGACCGAATTAGACAGCGACTGGCAAAACGCCTTTCACACGGTGTATAACGCGTTAAGTGCCTGTCCCATTAACATCTTGCTGGCGACCTATTTTGGCACTCTGCAACAAAATCGACAGTTGGTAGCGGAACTACCGGTTGCTGGTTTCCATTTAGATGCAGTGCGTGGGCGACAAGAAGTGGAGGCATGTGTCGAGCAGTTATCTTGCCATCAGGTACTCTCTTTAGGGGTGATCGATGGACGCAATATCTGGAAAACGGACCTCAATGCTGTGCTGGATTGGTTAGAGCCCATCAGTGAAAGCTTAGGTGATCGTCTGTGGTTAGCGCCATCTTGTTCGCTGCTTCACGTACCCGTTGATCTAAATAGTGAAGCGAAATTAGATGCGGAGATTGTTAACTGGCTTGCGTTCGCAAAACAGAAATTGCTGGAACTTGAGGTGCTGGGTAAGGCGCTTAATCAGGGCAGAGATTCTGTCGTCAACGCGTTGGCAGACAATGCTGCTGCGATTCGTAGTCGGCAGACATCGAGTCGGGTACACAACCCAGCGGTAAAGCAAGCGGTCACTGAGGTGACATCGAATTGGGGGCAGCGTTTATCACCCTATGATCAACGTATTGCACAGCAGCATCAGAAACTGGATTTGCCACTGTACCCAACAACAACGATTGGTTCGTTTCCCCAAACGCCAGAGATCCGCAAGATTCGACGAGCGTTTAAAAATCAGCAAATTTCAGCCAACGAATACACTGATAAAATGCGTTCAGAGATTGAATATGCGGTTCGAGAGCAAGAAGCACTAGACCTAGATGTATTAGTTCATGGTGAAGCGGAACGTAATGACATGGTGGAGTACTTTGGAGAGCAACTGGATGGTTACGCCTTTAGCCAATTGGGTTGGGTGCAATCTTACGGTTCTCGTTGTGTCAAACCGCCGATTCTATTTGGAGATATCAGTCGCCCGCAACCGATGACGGTCGCTTGGACTCAATACGCGCAATCCATCACCGATAAGCCGATGAAAGGCATGTTGACAGGACCGGTAACCATACTTAATTGGTCTTTTGTACGCGACGATCAGCCAAGACGTAATTCTTGCTTGCAACTTGCCTTAGCGATTCGCCAAGAAGTGCAGGATTTGGAAGCGGCAGGAGTGAATATTATCCAGATTGATGAAGCGGCACTGCGTGAAGGATTGCCTTTGCGACAATCGGAGTGGCCGTCCTATCTTGATTGGGCAGTAGAATCCTATCGAGTATCCGCGAACGGTGTCGCGGACACGACTCAGATCCACACTCATATGTGCTATTCGGAGTTCAATGACATTATTGAAGCGATTGCCGCCATGGATGCCGATGTGATTACCATAGAAACCTCTCGCTCTGACATGGAACTGTTAGATGTGTTTGAGCAGTTTGACTACCCTAATGAGATTGGTCCTGGTGTTTATGATATTCACTCTCCCAATACCCCCTCAGTTGAACAGATGGTGAAACTGATGGAAAAAGCAGGGCAACGGATACCCGCTGAACGTTTATGGGTTAATCCAGACTGCGGACTGAAAACTCGCCAGTGGTCAGAAGTGCGACCGGCGCTCAGTAATATGATTGATGCGGCCAAGCAGTTACGAAAACGTGCCGATAAAGACCACGACTCGGCGCAGTCAAATATTGAGTCACAGTGTGTAAGCTAA
- a CDS encoding LysR family transcriptional regulator: MIERIHLRILKAVETEGSLTAAAKSLYLTQSALSHTIKKLEHQLGTPLWVKEGRTLKLTQAGAYLQREATRVLPQLERIDEVLNQFASGEKGTLRIGMECYPCYHWLQQVIKPFLLQWPGVDIDINQRFKFGGVAALFNNEVDILITPDPVYASGITHLPVFLYEQVLVVASEHPLAGRDFITPQALTSETLYTYPIEATRLDVFQQFLLPAGCQPKRHKTIEDTDMLLQMVAAGRGVTTLPLWLVDDYQNTLNIEAVRLGEHGVSKQINIVVRDSSVNDQHIQAFVASAKAAS, from the coding sequence ATGATCGAAAGAATCCATCTGCGTATTTTAAAAGCCGTTGAGACCGAAGGTTCATTAACGGCGGCGGCGAAAAGCCTGTACCTCACCCAATCGGCTCTCAGTCATACCATCAAAAAATTGGAGCATCAGTTGGGTACACCTTTATGGGTCAAAGAGGGCAGAACGCTCAAGTTGACTCAAGCCGGTGCGTACCTGCAACGTGAAGCAACTCGCGTCTTGCCACAGTTGGAGCGCATTGATGAGGTCTTAAATCAATTTGCGTCGGGCGAGAAAGGCACTTTGCGCATCGGTATGGAGTGCTACCCTTGCTATCACTGGCTACAACAAGTCATCAAACCTTTTTTGCTCCAGTGGCCAGGGGTGGATATCGACATCAATCAACGCTTCAAATTCGGCGGTGTTGCAGCACTGTTTAACAATGAGGTGGACATTCTGATCACTCCGGATCCTGTTTACGCTTCAGGCATCACACACCTGCCGGTTTTTCTTTACGAACAAGTATTAGTTGTTGCCAGTGAGCACCCACTTGCAGGGCGAGACTTTATCACTCCACAAGCGCTCACCTCCGAAACCCTTTACACCTATCCAATCGAAGCCACAAGGCTCGATGTGTTCCAACAGTTTCTGTTACCCGCAGGTTGCCAACCCAAGCGACATAAGACCATAGAAGACACGGATATGTTGTTACAGATGGTCGCCGCTGGGAGAGGCGTGACCACATTGCCTCTCTGGCTGGTAGACGATTACCAAAACACATTAAACATCGAGGCAGTGCGCCTTGGGGAGCATGGGGTGAGTAAGCAGATCAATATTGTGGTGCGAGACTCATCGGTGAACGATCAACATATTCAAGCATTTGTGGCATCAGCTAAGGCTGCGAGCTAG
- a CDS encoding permease, with product MLHVFTVFADWLTYQVFGFPPDTAVSNGLHFFIEDTSKILVLLVILIYCISILRANLDVERVRNYLQGKHRATGYLLGATFGAITPFCSCSSIPLFMGFVSARIPIGVTLSFLVSSPLINEVVVIMLGSALGIKFTLSYIAAGLLLGIIAGAVLDQLNASRWLQPFLAEAYQNASNGQDTPASASTVNPLSFSQRHEFAVNETKTIVKRIWIWVIAGVGIGAFIHGFVPAQWFEQNLSQGQWWTVPVATISAIPIYTNATGIVPIMASLIDKGMPLGTTLAFCMGAVAVSLPEFMMLKQVMQWRLLAILVGYLFVAISVVGWLFNAFY from the coding sequence ATGTTGCACGTTTTTACCGTATTTGCCGACTGGTTAACATACCAAGTTTTCGGCTTTCCTCCCGATACTGCCGTTTCTAATGGGCTGCACTTTTTTATTGAAGACACCAGTAAAATCTTAGTGTTACTGGTGATCCTCATCTACTGTATCTCCATACTGCGTGCCAATCTCGACGTAGAGAGAGTGCGCAACTATCTGCAAGGCAAGCATAGAGCAACTGGGTATCTGCTTGGCGCGACGTTTGGCGCAATCACCCCGTTCTGCTCTTGCAGCTCGATACCGCTGTTTATGGGTTTTGTCTCCGCGCGTATTCCTATCGGTGTCACCCTCTCGTTTCTGGTGAGCTCACCTTTGATTAATGAGGTGGTGGTGATCATGCTCGGTAGCGCGCTGGGGATTAAATTCACGTTGAGCTACATCGCTGCTGGTTTGCTATTAGGCATTATTGCCGGAGCGGTGCTTGATCAACTTAATGCCAGTCGTTGGTTACAGCCTTTTCTCGCCGAAGCGTATCAAAATGCCAGCAACGGCCAAGATACGCCTGCTTCCGCCTCTACGGTAAATCCGCTGAGTTTTAGTCAGCGACATGAGTTTGCCGTCAACGAGACCAAAACCATCGTCAAACGGATCTGGATTTGGGTGATTGCTGGTGTCGGTATTGGCGCGTTTATTCATGGCTTTGTGCCTGCGCAATGGTTTGAACAGAATCTATCGCAAGGGCAATGGTGGACTGTCCCGGTAGCGACCATCAGCGCGATCCCTATTTATACCAATGCCACGGGCATTGTTCCCATCATGGCATCGTTGATCGATAAAGGGATGCCGTTAGGAACCACACTCGCCTTTTGTATGGGCGCTGTCGCGGTCAGTTTGCCCGAATTTATGATGCTGAAACAAGTCATGCAGTGGCGTCTGCTTGCGATACTCGTTGGCTACCTGTTTGTTGCTATCTCTGTTGTGGGATGGCTGTTTAACGCTTTTTATTAA
- a CDS encoding thioredoxin family protein, producing MKTIQVYGSGCKNCTVTAERFANVAQEMGQQVQIEKVTSLEAIMKAGIMKTPGVGIDGEVKHTGSVPSIDLVRELLSQDAIA from the coding sequence ATGAAAACGATTCAAGTCTACGGCTCTGGCTGTAAAAACTGCACCGTGACCGCAGAGCGATTCGCAAACGTGGCACAGGAAATGGGGCAACAAGTCCAGATTGAGAAAGTCACCAGCTTAGAAGCTATTATGAAAGCTGGCATCATGAAAACGCCGGGCGTGGGTATTGATGGCGAAGTAAAGCATACCGGTTCAGTACCAAGTATTGATCTGGTTCGTGAATTGCTGTCGCAAGATGCTATAGCTTAG
- a CDS encoding sigma-70 family RNA polymerase sigma factor: MTAWDDAEASLYGWLLKQTNNAHETEDIMQEVFLKAMSNSERFCTLQDGKSWLFKMTKNLFIDQLRRKVQSEEINELAQPSEVTPAMVQLQRCLPKVLVKLSDQERDIIEQCDLNSMTQQHYATSHGLSLPATKARLRRARIELKTLLINECKVKQDKGSVCCFKSIDHEHG; this comes from the coding sequence ATGACTGCTTGGGATGACGCTGAAGCCAGTTTATATGGCTGGCTGCTAAAACAGACAAACAACGCCCATGAAACCGAAGACATCATGCAGGAAGTGTTTCTAAAGGCAATGAGTAACAGCGAACGATTTTGTACCTTGCAAGATGGCAAGTCTTGGCTATTCAAAATGACGAAAAATCTGTTTATCGACCAGCTAAGACGTAAGGTGCAATCGGAAGAAATCAACGAACTGGCTCAACCCAGCGAGGTGACGCCCGCAATGGTGCAGTTGCAGCGCTGCCTGCCGAAAGTGCTGGTAAAACTCTCCGACCAAGAGCGCGATATTATAGAGCAGTGCGACCTTAACAGCATGACGCAACAACACTATGCAACCTCACATGGCTTGAGCCTACCCGCCACCAAAGCCCGCCTACGCCGAGCACGCATTGAGCTAAAAACGCTGCTAATCAATGAATGCAAAGTGAAGCAGGACAAGGGGAGCGTTTGCTGTTTCAAATCAATAGACCACGAACACGGATGA
- a CDS encoding FAD-dependent oxidoreductase: MTKIVIVGGVAGGASAAARARRLSEDAQIIMFERGAFVSFANCGLPYHIGGDITDRSKLLLQTPESFLARFNVDVRVMNEVVAIDRQAKRVMVKNLLDGSEYHESYDFLLLSPGAAPIVPPIAGIDNPLTYSLRNIPDMDRIINGLAARKVQHATVVGGGFIGLEMMEAFHQRGIATTLIEMADQVMMPVDREMAGFVHQEIRQKGVDLRLNVALESMEYLAGKQQLELHLSNQQSLTTDMLIMAIGVRPETKLASEAGLQLGALGGIATNDMMQTSDPFIYAVGDAVEEQDFVTKQQALVPLAGPANRQGRMAADNMLGREQRYQGTQGTAICKVFDLAVASTGKNEKQLKQQAIAYQKVYVHTASHASYYPGAETVSFKMLFDPISGKILGAQAVGKDGVDKRIDVMAVAQRAGMTVEQLQHLELTYAPPFGSAKDVINQAAFVANNIMQGDAVPIFFDEIDDLNDDQVLLDVRNPAELKSVGYIDGAINIPVDQLRQRMDELPKDKEIIIYCQVGLRGNVAYRQLVNNGFKAKNLIGGYLSYRVANI; this comes from the coding sequence ATGACCAAAATTGTGATTGTTGGTGGTGTAGCAGGCGGAGCATCTGCCGCGGCGAGAGCGCGTCGTCTTAGCGAAGATGCTCAAATCATTATGTTTGAGCGCGGTGCGTTTGTTTCCTTTGCCAACTGCGGGTTGCCGTATCATATCGGTGGTGACATTACCGACCGCAGCAAACTGTTACTGCAAACCCCAGAAAGCTTTTTAGCGCGCTTTAATGTTGATGTGCGAGTGATGAATGAAGTCGTTGCGATTGATCGACAAGCCAAGCGTGTGATGGTCAAAAATCTACTTGATGGCAGCGAATATCATGAGAGCTACGACTTTTTGTTATTAAGCCCAGGCGCTGCACCCATCGTGCCTCCTATCGCAGGTATTGATAATCCCCTGACGTATTCACTGCGTAACATTCCCGATATGGATCGTATCATCAATGGCTTGGCTGCCCGAAAGGTGCAGCATGCAACGGTTGTCGGTGGCGGTTTTATTGGTCTTGAGATGATGGAAGCATTCCACCAAAGAGGCATTGCCACCACACTGATTGAAATGGCAGACCAAGTGATGATGCCAGTTGATCGTGAAATGGCGGGCTTTGTTCACCAAGAAATCCGTCAAAAAGGAGTGGATTTGCGTCTCAATGTGGCGCTGGAATCTATGGAGTATCTGGCGGGCAAGCAGCAGCTTGAATTGCATTTAAGTAATCAACAGAGCTTGACGACCGATATGTTGATCATGGCAATCGGCGTGCGACCAGAAACCAAACTTGCCTCAGAGGCTGGGCTGCAATTGGGGGCTTTAGGCGGCATCGCCACTAATGACATGATGCAAACCAGTGATCCCTTTATCTACGCAGTCGGCGATGCGGTCGAAGAGCAAGATTTCGTGACCAAGCAGCAGGCTTTGGTTCCCCTTGCGGGTCCCGCGAACCGTCAAGGTCGAATGGCCGCAGATAATATGCTCGGTCGTGAGCAGCGTTATCAAGGCACTCAAGGCACGGCGATTTGTAAGGTATTCGACTTAGCGGTGGCCTCGACTGGCAAGAATGAGAAACAGCTCAAACAGCAGGCAATTGCCTACCAAAAAGTCTATGTGCATACTGCCAGTCATGCCAGTTACTATCCGGGAGCAGAGACCGTCTCTTTCAAGATGCTGTTTGATCCGATCAGCGGCAAAATTCTTGGCGCTCAAGCGGTCGGCAAAGATGGCGTCGATAAACGCATTGACGTGATGGCGGTGGCTCAGCGCGCCGGAATGACGGTTGAACAGTTGCAACATCTTGAGCTCACTTATGCGCCGCCATTTGGCTCAGCTAAAGATGTGATCAATCAAGCGGCATTCGTTGCCAATAACATTATGCAAGGTGACGCGGTGCCCATCTTCTTTGATGAGATTGACGATTTGAATGATGATCAAGTATTGCTCGATGTTCGTAATCCAGCAGAGCTTAAGAGCGTGGGCTATATTGACGGCGCTATCAACATCCCTGTTGACCAACTTCGTCAACGCATGGATGAACTGCCAAAAGACAAAGAGATCATCATCTATTGCCAAGTCGGCTTACGCGGTAATGTAGCGTATCGTCAATTGGTGAATAATGGCTTTAAGGCGAAAAACTTGATAGGTGGTTATCTCAGCTATCGGGTTGCGAATATTTAA